A region from the Spirochaeta thermophila DSM 6192 genome encodes:
- the kduI gene encoding 5-dehydro-4-deoxy-D-glucuronate isomerase, with protein MEVRYSIHPEHAKGFDTERLRNEFLVTDLFRADVIRLVYSHNDRIIVGGLHPVKGRLTLGASKELGTEYFFERREGGVVNIGGPGVVTIDGTAYEIAKNEAVYIGKGAREVSFMSKEGTSPAKFYFLSAPAHKEYPSRRITLTDARKLELGSDENSNARTIYQLIHPDVLETCQLCMGVTILKPHNVWNTMPTHTHERRMEVYFYYELPADQVVFHLMGQPHETRHIVMRNEEAVLSPSWSIHSGVGTSNYAFIWGMIGENQTYTDMDTVPMEVLR; from the coding sequence ATGGAAGTGAGGTATAGTATACATCCCGAACACGCGAAGGGGTTCGACACCGAGAGACTCCGGAACGAGTTCCTCGTCACCGACCTCTTTCGGGCCGACGTGATCAGGCTCGTCTACAGCCACAACGACAGGATCATCGTGGGAGGCCTCCATCCCGTGAAGGGCCGGCTCACCCTGGGTGCCTCCAAGGAGCTCGGCACCGAGTACTTCTTCGAGCGGAGGGAGGGGGGAGTGGTCAACATAGGAGGCCCCGGCGTGGTGACCATCGACGGCACGGCGTACGAGATTGCGAAGAACGAGGCCGTGTACATAGGCAAGGGGGCGCGTGAAGTCTCCTTCATGAGCAAGGAGGGGACGAGCCCTGCGAAGTTCTACTTCCTCTCTGCTCCGGCTCACAAGGAGTATCCCTCCAGGAGGATCACCCTCACGGATGCGAGGAAGCTCGAGCTCGGGAGCGACGAGAACTCCAATGCCCGCACCATCTACCAGCTCATCCATCCCGACGTGCTTGAGACGTGCCAGCTCTGCATGGGGGTCACCATCCTCAAGCCCCACAACGTGTGGAACACCATGCCCACCCACACCCATGAGCGCCGGATGGAAGTCTACTTCTACTACGAACTCCCCGCCGATCAGGTGGTGTTCCATCTCATGGGGCAGCCCCACGAGACGCGCCACATCGTGATGCGGAACGAGGAGGCCGTGCTCTCTCCCAGCTGGTCGATACACTCGGGTGTGGGGACCTCGAACTACGCCTTCATCTGGGGCATGATCGGCGAGAACCAGACCTATACCGATATGGATACCGTACCCATGGAGGTGCTCAGATGA
- a CDS encoding ABC transporter substrate-binding protein, whose translation MKRLLPLLLLIPMVLSATGQGEKAAETTVGTKTPITFTMFNAEVNPNWDEFQSPVAQEIKKRTGVTLEIEFAVGDPKQKLAVMAASGDYPDLVYAKGDLNLLKDAGGILQLDELIDQYGPNLKKMYGQFYDRLRWSKEDPHIYYVGSYPVHDPIIVPNGLFWLQHAVVLELGFPRLETLKDFENAIKTYYAKHPTINGQPTIPMTLLADGWRFLISVTNPAWAATGGSDDGEWYVDQETFKAVRHHTRQIEREYFRWLNHMWNEGLLDRESFIQKYDQYKAKIASGRVLALADAAWEISEPVTALRQAGMEERMYGQYPVVISEDVVCRVNQSPGYSGGWGVALTVDCKDPARAIEFLDWMATEEAQILTHWGIEGVHWKYDENGKRVFLPEIDRMRRTDPAFSKKTGIGNYSYPFPQWGRIKDSTGNYIMPDSEPEDQIKNYTEVEKKVLAGYGARMWMDLFPGPDEFPPKPYGAAWMIRIDDPDLVAIDNRVRDDIGMRRIPEAIMAPPEKFDEIWDAYLKEMEEAGLPRLTEEFNRLLRERIELWNPGFTFPE comes from the coding sequence ATGAAGAGACTGCTGCCTCTCCTCCTCCTTATCCCCATGGTGCTGTCCGCCACGGGTCAGGGGGAGAAAGCCGCCGAGACTACGGTCGGCACCAAAACGCCGATCACGTTCACCATGTTCAACGCAGAGGTGAACCCCAACTGGGACGAGTTCCAGAGCCCGGTGGCCCAGGAGATCAAGAAGCGCACCGGGGTGACGCTCGAGATCGAGTTCGCGGTGGGCGATCCGAAACAGAAGCTCGCGGTGATGGCTGCGAGCGGCGACTACCCGGATCTGGTCTACGCCAAGGGGGATCTCAACCTGCTCAAGGATGCGGGGGGCATCCTCCAGCTCGACGAGCTCATCGATCAGTACGGTCCCAACCTCAAGAAGATGTACGGGCAGTTCTACGATCGCCTCAGGTGGAGCAAAGAGGACCCGCACATCTACTACGTGGGAAGCTATCCTGTCCATGACCCGATCATCGTGCCCAACGGACTCTTCTGGCTCCAGCACGCCGTGGTCCTCGAGCTGGGCTTCCCCCGCCTCGAGACCCTCAAGGATTTCGAGAATGCCATCAAGACCTACTATGCGAAGCATCCCACCATCAACGGACAGCCCACCATCCCCATGACCTTGCTTGCGGACGGATGGCGGTTCCTCATCTCGGTGACCAACCCGGCATGGGCCGCCACCGGTGGGTCCGATGATGGCGAGTGGTACGTGGATCAGGAGACCTTCAAGGCCGTGCGCCACCACACCAGACAGATCGAGCGGGAGTACTTCAGGTGGCTCAACCACATGTGGAACGAGGGGCTCCTCGACAGGGAGAGCTTCATCCAGAAGTACGACCAGTACAAGGCCAAGATCGCCTCGGGGAGGGTGCTCGCCCTCGCCGATGCCGCGTGGGAGATCTCGGAGCCGGTGACCGCGTTGCGACAGGCGGGGATGGAGGAACGGATGTACGGGCAGTACCCCGTGGTCATCAGTGAGGATGTGGTATGTAGGGTGAACCAGTCGCCTGGGTATTCGGGCGGATGGGGCGTCGCGCTCACCGTGGACTGCAAGGACCCCGCACGGGCCATCGAGTTCCTCGACTGGATGGCGACCGAGGAGGCCCAGATACTCACCCACTGGGGTATCGAGGGAGTGCACTGGAAGTACGACGAGAACGGCAAACGGGTCTTCCTCCCCGAGATCGACCGGATGCGGCGGACCGACCCCGCCTTCTCCAAGAAGACGGGCATAGGGAACTACAGCTATCCCTTCCCGCAGTGGGGCCGCATCAAGGACTCCACCGGAAACTACATCATGCCCGACAGCGAGCCCGAGGACCAGATCAAGAACTACACCGAGGTGGAGAAGAAGGTCCTCGCCGGCTACGGAGCCAGGATGTGGATGGATCTCTTCCCCGGTCCGGATGAGTTCCCGCCCAAACCCTATGGGGCTGCGTGGATGATCAGGATAGACGATCCCGATCTGGTGGCCATCGACAACAGGGTGCGTGACGATATAGGGATGAGGAGGATTCCAGAGGCCATCATGGCTCCGCCTGAGAAGTTCGACGAGATCTGGGACGCCTATCTCAAAGAGATGGAGGAGGCAGGTCTGCCCAGACTCACCGAGGAGTTCAACCGCCTCCTGAGGGAGCGTATAGAGCTCTGGAATCCGGGCTTCACCTTCCCGGAGTGA
- a CDS encoding pectate lyase family protein, protein MKKKWSVPMCILSVLMLLFSGCVSSPQGGARVSEEAEMPQSIEEELAALGYEYPVEDFSDIPAAGEKVFPNAVGFGIYTRAGRGGKIIRVTTLESDGPGSLRAALEAEGPRIVVFEVGGVIDFEMTTIEITSPFLTVAGQTAPSPGITIIRGGLVVKTHDVLIQHIRVRPGDGADLSFRGWEVDGISTYGEDAYNVVIDHCSVSWATDEGISVSGPRLPRPRATSHFVTVSNCIIAENLNNATHSKGAHSKGALIHDNVQYVAYIGNLFAHNVDRNPYAKAFTLSVVANNLIYNPGTNAIRVGYVPSEWTGTGVNPLPARMTAVGNVLIHGENTLPHLALIGTEGLVFMEDNLAFKKDGSPARLSMGKVTLLHHKPLWPEGFIPVPAEELEEHIVANVGARPADRDSVDERIIRDLVERKGRIIDSQEEVGGYPAYEPVYRPLEIPDDVEAWLNELAAEVEGRASR, encoded by the coding sequence ATGAAGAAGAAATGGAGTGTCCCGATGTGTATCCTCTCTGTGCTCATGTTGCTTTTCTCTGGATGTGTCTCTTCGCCACAGGGAGGAGCCCGTGTCTCCGAGGAGGCGGAGATGCCCCAATCCATAGAGGAAGAGCTTGCGGCCCTGGGATATGAGTACCCGGTGGAGGACTTCAGCGACATCCCCGCAGCGGGGGAGAAGGTGTTTCCCAATGCGGTGGGGTTCGGAATCTACACCAGGGCCGGACGAGGAGGGAAGATCATACGGGTGACCACCCTCGAGTCGGACGGGCCCGGCTCCCTCAGGGCGGCACTCGAGGCAGAGGGTCCCCGCATCGTGGTCTTCGAAGTGGGGGGAGTGATCGATTTTGAGATGACCACCATCGAGATCACCTCACCGTTCCTCACGGTGGCAGGCCAGACTGCTCCCTCCCCCGGGATCACCATCATCCGAGGCGGGCTTGTCGTGAAGACCCATGACGTCCTCATCCAGCACATTCGAGTACGTCCGGGAGACGGTGCCGATCTGTCCTTCAGGGGCTGGGAGGTGGATGGTATCTCCACGTATGGGGAGGATGCTTATAACGTGGTGATCGACCATTGCTCGGTGTCATGGGCGACGGACGAGGGGATCAGCGTCTCAGGGCCGAGGCTCCCCCGTCCCAGGGCTACGTCCCATTTCGTCACGGTGAGCAATTGCATCATCGCGGAAAATCTCAACAATGCCACGCATTCCAAGGGAGCCCACTCGAAAGGGGCCCTCATCCACGATAACGTACAGTACGTTGCCTATATAGGGAATCTCTTTGCCCACAATGTGGACAGAAACCCCTATGCCAAGGCTTTCACCCTCTCTGTCGTGGCGAACAATCTCATCTACAACCCGGGGACCAATGCCATCAGGGTGGGCTATGTACCGTCCGAATGGACGGGTACTGGAGTGAACCCCCTTCCCGCCCGTATGACGGCGGTGGGGAACGTGCTCATACATGGGGAGAACACTCTTCCCCACCTCGCCCTCATCGGTACGGAGGGACTCGTATTCATGGAAGATAATCTTGCCTTCAAGAAGGACGGCTCTCCGGCCCGGCTCAGCATGGGCAAGGTGACCCTCCTGCATCATAAGCCGCTGTGGCCGGAGGGATTCATCCCTGTACCGGCCGAGGAGCTCGAGGAGCATATCGTGGCGAACGTAGGCGCCCGCCCGGCCGATCGGGACTCCGTTGACGAGCGGATCATCCGTGATCTCGTGGAACGGAAGGGGCGCATCATCGACAGTCAGGAAGAGGTGGGGGGATATCCTGCGTATGAACCGGTCTATCGCCCCCTCGAGATACCCGATGATGTGGAGGCGTGGCTCAATGAGCTCGCTGCCGAGGTAGAGGGACGGGCTTCACGCTGA
- a CDS encoding glycoside hydrolase family 88/105 protein encodes MSHTPIDPLSVAREAAESLMHRYPDPAELPPAHRWHYHQGVFLFGMLKLWEETGEDRYLEYVKAYVDALVDEQGNLELATTELDAMQAGNLLFPLHERYGEARYKKAMDYILGLLEGFHTTPEGGFWHKEKYPNQQWLDGLYMAGPFSVHYASLFGRPELYDLFVKQALLIERHTRDPQTGLLRHAFDYSKQAPWADPVTGIAPEAWGRALGWFPAALLDILDHLPPSHTGYRVLEEMFRDLMGPIVRVQDRATGLWFQVLDKGHDPSNWLETSCSALFLYSLSKGIRTHRLPVDPYITHARKAFQGIVGKTSRDPEGYLHIHDICIGTGVGDYRHYLERPRSIDDLHGVGAFILGCVEFHRTRESI; translated from the coding sequence ATGAGCCATACACCCATCGATCCGCTCTCTGTCGCCCGGGAGGCGGCCGAATCTCTCATGCACCGGTATCCCGATCCAGCCGAGCTCCCGCCCGCTCACAGGTGGCACTACCACCAGGGAGTCTTCCTCTTCGGGATGCTCAAACTCTGGGAAGAGACGGGGGAGGACCGCTACCTCGAATACGTGAAGGCCTACGTGGACGCACTGGTCGACGAACAAGGCAACCTGGAGCTGGCGACCACGGAACTCGACGCCATGCAAGCCGGCAACCTCCTCTTTCCCCTCCATGAACGATACGGAGAGGCCCGCTACAAGAAAGCCATGGACTACATCCTCGGTCTCCTCGAGGGATTCCACACCACCCCCGAGGGAGGATTCTGGCACAAGGAAAAGTATCCCAACCAGCAATGGCTCGACGGGCTCTACATGGCAGGTCCCTTCTCCGTACACTACGCATCCCTCTTCGGACGACCTGAACTCTACGATTTGTTCGTGAAACAGGCCCTCCTCATAGAGCGACACACCCGCGACCCGCAGACGGGCCTCCTCAGACATGCCTTCGACTACAGCAAGCAGGCCCCCTGGGCGGATCCGGTCACCGGCATAGCCCCGGAGGCATGGGGGCGGGCCCTCGGCTGGTTCCCCGCAGCCCTCCTCGACATCCTCGATCACCTTCCCCCGTCACATACCGGCTACCGAGTCCTCGAAGAGATGTTCCGTGACCTCATGGGGCCCATCGTGCGGGTCCAGGACAGGGCCACGGGGCTCTGGTTCCAGGTCCTCGACAAAGGGCACGACCCTTCCAACTGGCTCGAGACATCCTGCTCGGCCCTCTTCCTCTACTCCCTCTCCAAGGGGATCCGCACGCACCGCCTGCCGGTGGATCCCTATATCACCCATGCCCGGAAGGCCTTCCAGGGAATCGTGGGCAAGACATCCCGTGACCCGGAGGGCTATCTCCACATCCACGACATCTGCATAGGCACCGGAGTGGGAGACTATCGGCACTACCTCGAGCGACCCCGCTCCATCGACGACCTGCACGGTGTGGGGGCCTTCATACTGGGATGCGTGGAGTTCCACCGGACGAGGGAGAGTATCTAG
- a CDS encoding methyl-accepting chemotaxis protein, protein MNTNLTHGAPRGYLSRRLVLLLSLIMGAFFIGLFVFWGHQASEYVLSLQLQDMLNTTDQASETIELFMGGLRIRLAEEAEDDEVQEAFSEGDVEELRKIASEVMAEEGRFFADVVIYGADATPVVGEARGVRFDPLEIRNQALIKKEPILIPGAVLLQEGRPGMMLVTPVLRDGELLGFLGAFVDLSNFYTLFFSENVFGRTGYLYIVDGEGRIIAHPNSALLLSDISQTELFQQLYKRNIKSGTLRRGGEAIAYSWVLYHDIPWLVVGVARSAELLEGMFRILALGGVGALIALAVQGLLVVMVLRLLVVKRVRLLQQSIEKVSRGHLEVPPRIRGRDEMAFMLNLFSGFVERIRRTVGRVQEEMSLVARSGGALAQAVDHTSHAVEDILSQLDRTSSDIEAQNTSIVETSSAVEQMARNIEMLSEAISRQSSSIEESATAVEQMVKNVEAIGRMGEALSDNFTTLQSASEEGKSGLQNLVQLAEVIRDTSKQLEEANRIISGVASETNILALNAAIEAAHAGEKGKGFAVVADEIRKLAEQTTNHSKRIRESIRDIRRAIEEMVGLSQASFSTFELILERLEGVASYIQQVGNALHEQRAGGTQILQALEEMRSITAQVKDGSHQMAEGNAHILDAAGRLNELTQRIEQAMKAIGGQSEEIEKVLDVLRKENAETQQSIARVQESLSFFVLEDDEG, encoded by the coding sequence ATGAATACGAATCTCACACATGGAGCGCCCAGGGGGTACCTGAGTCGCAGACTGGTCTTGCTCCTCTCGCTCATCATGGGGGCCTTCTTCATCGGTCTCTTCGTGTTCTGGGGACACCAGGCCTCCGAATATGTGCTCTCGCTTCAGCTTCAGGATATGCTCAATACCACGGATCAGGCGTCCGAGACCATAGAGTTGTTCATGGGAGGGCTGAGGATCCGTCTCGCCGAGGAGGCGGAGGATGACGAGGTGCAAGAGGCCTTTTCCGAAGGGGATGTGGAGGAGCTCCGGAAGATCGCCTCCGAGGTGATGGCGGAGGAGGGACGGTTTTTCGCGGACGTGGTGATCTACGGAGCCGATGCGACGCCCGTGGTCGGTGAGGCGAGGGGAGTGCGTTTCGATCCCCTGGAGATACGGAACCAGGCCTTGATAAAGAAGGAACCCATCCTCATCCCCGGGGCGGTGCTCCTCCAGGAAGGACGGCCGGGCATGATGCTCGTGACCCCCGTGTTACGTGACGGCGAGCTCCTGGGTTTCCTCGGGGCCTTCGTGGATCTCTCCAACTTCTACACGCTCTTCTTTTCGGAGAACGTGTTCGGAAGGACGGGCTACCTCTACATCGTCGACGGGGAGGGGAGGATCATCGCCCATCCGAACAGCGCCCTGCTCCTCTCGGACATCTCCCAGACCGAGCTCTTCCAGCAGCTCTATAAGCGGAACATAAAATCGGGTACCCTGCGGAGAGGGGGGGAGGCCATCGCCTACTCGTGGGTGCTCTACCACGACATCCCCTGGCTCGTAGTGGGGGTGGCCCGAAGCGCGGAACTCCTCGAAGGGATGTTCCGGATCCTCGCCCTGGGCGGGGTGGGGGCCCTGATCGCCCTGGCGGTGCAGGGGCTCCTCGTGGTGATGGTGCTCAGGCTCCTCGTGGTGAAACGGGTGCGCCTCCTTCAGCAGAGCATCGAGAAGGTCTCGCGGGGACATCTCGAGGTGCCGCCCAGGATCAGGGGGCGGGATGAGATGGCCTTCATGCTCAACCTCTTCTCCGGATTCGTGGAGCGGATACGCCGGACGGTGGGGAGGGTGCAGGAGGAGATGAGCCTCGTGGCCCGGAGCGGAGGGGCCCTCGCCCAGGCGGTGGACCACACCTCCCACGCCGTGGAGGACATACTCTCCCAGCTCGACCGTACCTCGTCGGATATCGAAGCACAGAATACGAGCATCGTGGAGACCTCTTCCGCGGTGGAGCAGATGGCCCGCAACATCGAGATGCTCTCCGAGGCCATCTCGCGGCAGTCGTCCTCGATCGAGGAGTCGGCCACCGCAGTGGAACAGATGGTGAAGAACGTGGAGGCCATCGGACGGATGGGTGAAGCCCTCTCGGACAACTTCACCACCCTCCAGAGTGCCTCCGAGGAGGGGAAGTCGGGGCTCCAGAACCTGGTGCAGCTCGCCGAGGTCATTCGCGACACGTCGAAACAGCTGGAAGAGGCGAACAGGATCATCTCCGGTGTGGCCTCCGAGACCAATATCCTGGCTCTCAACGCCGCCATAGAGGCCGCTCACGCGGGAGAGAAGGGCAAAGGGTTCGCCGTGGTGGCTGACGAGATCAGGAAGCTCGCCGAGCAGACCACCAACCACTCGAAGCGTATCCGGGAGAGCATACGGGACATCCGGAGGGCCATCGAGGAGATGGTGGGGCTTTCGCAGGCGAGTTTCAGCACCTTCGAGCTCATTCTCGAACGGCTCGAGGGAGTCGCGTCCTACATCCAGCAGGTGGGGAACGCGCTCCACGAACAGCGGGCGGGAGGTACCCAGATCCTCCAGGCCCTCGAGGAGATGAGATCCATCACCGCCCAGGTGAAGGACGGCTCACACCAGATGGCCGAGGGGAATGCCCACATCCTCGATGCGGCAGGCAGACTCAACGAGCTCACACAGCGGATCGAGCAGGCGATGAAAGCGATTGGGGGCCAGTCCGAGGAGATCGAAAAGGTGCTCGACGTCCTCCGGAAGGAGAACGCCGAGACCCAGCAGAGTATCGCCCGCGTGCAGGAGAGCCTCAGTTTCTTCGTGCTCGAGGACGACGAGGGCTAG
- the kduD gene encoding 2-dehydro-3-deoxy-D-gluconate 5-dehydrogenase KduD, with protein sequence MILDMFKLDGKVAIVTGCRRGIGRALALGLAEAGADIVAVMRSEEPGLEREITSLGRRYLWVEADLSSIEPVERIVEEAVKAFGKVDILVNNAGIIRRDDILDFSEEDWDEVMNVNLKSVFFLSQAVARRMKEQGTGGKIINIASMLSFQGGIRVPSYTASKSGVLGLTRILGNELAKYDIQVNAIAPGYIETDNTRALREDPVRNKEILGRIPAGRWGSPDDLKGAVVFLASPASDYMTGSVVAVDGGWLAR encoded by the coding sequence ATGATTCTCGACATGTTCAAGCTCGACGGTAAGGTGGCCATCGTGACCGGATGCAGGAGGGGGATAGGTCGGGCGCTCGCCCTGGGCCTCGCGGAGGCGGGGGCCGATATCGTGGCAGTCATGCGCAGCGAGGAACCCGGGCTGGAGAGGGAGATCACCTCTCTCGGTCGGCGGTATCTCTGGGTGGAGGCCGATCTCTCTTCCATCGAGCCGGTGGAGAGGATCGTGGAGGAGGCGGTGAAGGCCTTCGGCAAGGTGGACATTCTGGTGAACAACGCAGGTATCATCCGGAGGGACGACATACTGGACTTCTCGGAGGAGGATTGGGACGAGGTGATGAACGTGAACCTCAAATCGGTGTTCTTCCTCTCGCAGGCGGTGGCGCGGAGGATGAAGGAACAGGGAACCGGGGGGAAGATCATCAACATCGCCTCGATGCTCTCCTTCCAGGGTGGTATCAGGGTCCCCTCGTATACCGCGAGCAAGAGCGGTGTGCTGGGGCTCACCCGGATACTGGGGAACGAGCTTGCGAAGTACGACATCCAGGTGAACGCGATCGCTCCCGGTTACATCGAGACCGACAATACCCGTGCCCTGCGCGAGGATCCTGTGCGGAACAAGGAGATCCTGGGGCGGATTCCCGCGGGACGGTGGGGCTCGCCCGACGACCTGAAGGGTGCGGTGGTCTTCCTCGCCTCTCCCGCGAGCGACTACATGACCGGATCGGTGGTGGCGGTGGACGGGGGGTGGCTCGCGCGGTAG
- a CDS encoding GH12 family glycosyl hydrolase domain-containing protein yields MKHTKPLWGAALAALVLLGGCTEVVSPGATGEISSRAVWESWDQWATWTDGEYTLYNNVWGSGAGSQRIWANAYYDWGVWADHPDTGGVKSYPNVSRMINIKISEIDSLTSSFTIATRPSDGAYNSTYDVWLGDYAYEVMLWMNHVGEVKPISYEWDSSGNPVPVYSDVTVGGHTWNVYRGTNGSQEVFSFVRTSALDTGTVDIKAILEWLRDAGWIGDVEVDQLQFGWEITSSPGGRDFAISAYEVNLSTSGTTPTPTPTSTPTPTATPTPTSTPTPTPTPTSGEYREIELPFTYDGPGEYFWKTDDFSTEVDWGRYVNSWNLELLEINGNDYTNRWVAQHQVPPAADGYWYIHYKGSFDWSHVEMK; encoded by the coding sequence ATGAAACACACGAAACCCCTGTGGGGTGCAGCCCTCGCAGCACTCGTGCTGCTGGGAGGGTGCACCGAGGTCGTATCTCCCGGTGCAACCGGTGAGATCTCATCCCGAGCGGTATGGGAGTCCTGGGACCAGTGGGCAACGTGGACCGATGGGGAGTACACCCTCTACAACAATGTCTGGGGAAGCGGGGCAGGATCACAGAGGATATGGGCGAACGCCTACTACGACTGGGGAGTGTGGGCGGACCATCCGGATACAGGCGGGGTCAAGTCGTATCCCAACGTGAGCAGGATGATCAACATAAAGATAAGCGAGATTGATAGCCTCACCAGCTCCTTCACCATCGCCACCAGGCCCTCCGATGGTGCCTACAACTCCACCTACGATGTGTGGCTTGGAGACTACGCCTACGAGGTGATGCTCTGGATGAACCATGTGGGAGAGGTGAAACCCATCTCCTATGAGTGGGACAGTTCTGGTAATCCTGTGCCAGTCTACTCCGATGTCACGGTGGGCGGCCACACGTGGAATGTGTACAGGGGTACCAACGGTTCCCAGGAGGTCTTCTCGTTCGTGAGGACCTCTGCCCTGGATACAGGCACGGTGGACATAAAGGCAATCCTTGAGTGGCTTCGAGATGCGGGTTGGATAGGAGATGTGGAGGTGGATCAGCTGCAGTTCGGATGGGAGATCACTTCTTCGCCGGGGGGTCGTGACTTTGCCATAAGCGCGTACGAGGTGAACCTCTCCACCTCTGGGACAACGCCCACCCCAACTCCCACGTCCACCCCCACTCCTACCGCCACCCCTACGCCAACTTCCACTCCCACTCCGACCCCCACCCCGACCAGCGGTGAGTATCGTGAGATCGAGCTTCCCTTCACCTACGACGGGCCGGGGGAGTATTTCTGGAAGACCGATGACTTCTCAACTGAGGTGGACTGGGGGAGGTACGTGAACTCCTGGAATCTCGAACTTCTCGAGATCAATGGGAACGACTACACCAATAGGTGGGTGGCGCAACACCAGGTGCCTCCTGCAGCCGATGGCTACTGGTACATCCACTACAAGGGATCGTTTGACTGGTCCCATGTGGAGATGAAGTAG